In Sphingobium amiense, a genomic segment contains:
- a CDS encoding methyl-accepting chemotaxis protein translates to MLSFMPAASHQAEFMASLERETDLARQIGEIGMLVQPDIPKISRAFYELYIGDTGLDRQLDADVVDRIRRETDNYITQKLLHFREGEWAKSAADCVRHARKHGVAVESVLRAVAAANDCILEILWEKSGGDMADVRRFTAPMLKMAMLDAGFMSNVLAQDQADYQRVERQRYGTLFEQRIVGEIDGASKLGESLREQAKDASAATRGMLGKASEVAAAAEQSAIAMREAARTSAGLIRAIEDARTEVESAAEVAQRASAQSGDAVTMSATLSEHAKSIESILGLIRDIAGQTNLLALNATIEAARAGDAGRGFAVVAQEVKSLANQTARATDEIAGKIADIQASTRQSVETNERIRDTVGEVKASAERIRHAMDAQAQTVTMITAAVDETALAADSMSSTISAIRQDTEVVASEIDQLERGFVSVEGKLTSLRNASSDFGRQVA, encoded by the coding sequence ATGCTGTCCTTCATGCCCGCCGCCAGCCATCAGGCCGAATTTATGGCCAGTCTCGAACGGGAAACCGACCTCGCCCGTCAAATCGGCGAGATCGGCATGCTGGTGCAGCCTGACATACCGAAAATCAGCCGCGCCTTTTATGAACTCTACATCGGCGATACCGGGCTGGACCGGCAACTCGATGCGGATGTGGTCGACCGCATCCGGCGCGAGACCGACAATTATATCACGCAGAAACTGCTGCATTTCCGCGAAGGCGAGTGGGCGAAATCCGCCGCCGACTGCGTGCGTCATGCGCGAAAGCATGGCGTGGCGGTCGAATCCGTCCTGCGGGCCGTCGCTGCGGCGAACGACTGCATCCTTGAGATATTGTGGGAAAAGAGCGGCGGCGACATGGCCGATGTCCGCCGTTTCACCGCGCCGATGCTGAAAATGGCGATGCTGGACGCGGGCTTCATGAGCAATGTGCTGGCGCAGGACCAGGCCGATTATCAGCGGGTGGAACGGCAACGCTATGGCACGCTGTTCGAACAGCGGATTGTGGGCGAGATAGACGGCGCATCGAAGCTGGGCGAATCGCTGCGCGAGCAGGCGAAGGACGCGTCCGCCGCCACGCGCGGAATGCTGGGCAAGGCGTCCGAAGTCGCCGCCGCCGCCGAACAGTCCGCCATCGCCATGCGCGAAGCCGCACGCACCTCCGCCGGTCTCATCCGCGCCATCGAGGATGCGCGCACCGAAGTGGAAAGCGCCGCCGAAGTTGCGCAGCGCGCTTCCGCCCAGTCAGGCGACGCCGTCACCATGTCCGCCACCCTGTCCGAACATGCCAAGTCGATCGAATCGATCCTGGGCCTGATCCGCGACATTGCGGGCCAGACCAACCTCCTCGCCCTCAACGCCACCATCGAGGCGGCGCGCGCGGGCGATGCGGGGCGCGGCTTTGCCGTCGTCGCGCAGGAAGTGAAGAGCCTCGCCAACCAGACCGCGCGCGCGACCGATGAAATCGCGGGCAAGATCGCCGACATTCAGGCATCGACCCGCCAGTCCGTCGAGACGAACGAGCGCATCCGCGACACGGTTGGCGAAGTGAAGGCCAGCGCCGAACGCATCCGTCACGCAATGGATGCGCAGGCGCAGACCGTCACGATGATTACCGCCGCCGTCGATGAAACCGCGCTCGCCGCCGATTCGATGTCGAGCACCATCTCGGCCATCCGTCAGGACACCGAAGTCGTCGCGTCGGAAATCGACCAGCTCGAACGCGGCTTCGTCAGCGTCGAGGGCAAGCTCACCAGCCTGCGCAATGCATCCTCCGACTTCGGACGGCAGGTCGCTTAA